From the Quercus lobata isolate SW786 chromosome 6, ValleyOak3.0 Primary Assembly, whole genome shotgun sequence genome, one window contains:
- the LOC115995292 gene encoding subtilisin-like protease SBT1.9 has translation MATLTLQVLCSILFTFSYLSSNLAQHDTYIIHMDSSAIPKAFSDHHSWYSATLSSVSDNSKAATSSLIYAYTGSIHGFSASLTPSELETLQKTPGYISFTPDRPLTMHTTHTSQFLGLSSASGAWSASSHGHDVIIGLVDTGIWPESESFKDDGMTQIPSRWKGKCESGTQFNSSLCNKKLIGARYFNKGLLAKNPKVNITMNSPRDTSGHGTHTSSTAAGNFVKGATYFGYATGTSKGMAPRARIAMYKAGWRYGVYSSDVLAAIDQAIQDGIDILSLSLGFSLDANVLQDDPIAIASFAAMEKGVMVVASAGNEGPLYGTLGNGAPWVLTVGAGTIDREFHGILTLGNGMQITFVSMYPGNSSLTQVSLVFLNGCKSVEEMKKNKNKIVVCKDNLSLSTQVYNAKSARVYGAIFISNYSLPEFATKSSFPTAFLGLHEGQTVIDYIKRNNSIPRGSLIYHKTVIGTKPAPMVDIYSSRGPFPSCPSVLKPDLLAPGSSILASWCPTSPVAEVRSHPLFSKFNLESGTSMSAPHVAGVAALIKEVHPDWSPAAIRSALMTTASSLDNTLSPIKDRAYNKRQASPLDIGAGHINPNKALDPGLVYDATAEDYVKLLCAMNYTAAQIRIITKSTYNCENRSLDLNYPSFIVFFNEYDSNSKAKVVHEFRRTVTNVREGRWTYTANVTGMNGLIKVKVEPEKLVFKQKYEKQSYKLSLEGPKPLKEVVVHGSLSWVNDDGKYVVRSPIVVTSLVPESLLRA, from the coding sequence ATGGCCACTCTAACCCTGCAAGTTCTATGTTCAATTCTATTCACTTTCTCCTACCTCTCCTCCAATTTGGCACAACATGACACATATATCATTCACATGGATTCATCAGCCATACCCAAAGCCTTCTCTGACCACCATAGCTGGTACTCAGCCACCCTTTCTTCTGTATCAGACAATTCTAAAGCAGCCACCTCTAGTCTTATTTATGCTTACACAGGTTCTATACATGGCTTTAGTGCATCTCTCACTCCTTCCGAGCTTGAGACCCTACAAAAGACCCCTGGCTATATTTCCTTTACCCCAGATCGTCCTCTTACCATGCACACAACCCACACTTCTCAATTCCTTGGTCTAAGTTCTGCCTCTGGTGCATGGTCAGCATCTAGTCATGGTCATGATGTCATAATTGGTTTAGTTGACACTGGAATTTGGCCTGAGAGCGAGAGTTTTAAAGATGATGGAATGACTCAAATTCCATCTAGATGGAAAGGAAAATGTGAGTCTGGCACCCAATTTAATTCTTCCTTGTGCAACAAGAAACTTATCGGTGCTCGCTATTTCAACAAGGGTCTACTCGCTAAGAATCCTAAGGTAAATATTACAATGAACTCTCCTCGCGATACAAGTGGGCATGGAACACATACTTCATCCACAGCTGCAGGCAACTTTGTAAAAGGCGCAACTTATTTTGGCTATGCCACTGGTACTTCTAAAGGCATGGCACCACGGGCTAGAATAGCCATGTACAAAGCAGGTTGGAGATATGGGGTCTATTCATCTGATGTTCTCGCCGCAATAGACCAGGCAATTCAAGATGGGATTGATATATTGTCCTTGTCCTTGGGTTTTAGCTTGGATGCGAATGTCTTACAAGATGATCCTATTGCAATAGCCAGTTTTGCAGCCATGGAAAAGGGTGTAATGGTTGTTGCTTCAGCAGGAAATGAGGGGCCTTTGTATGGTACCTTAGGCAATGGAGCTCCATGGGTGCTAACAGTTGGTGCGGGTACTATTGATCGTGAATTTCACGGAATTTTAACTTTGGGAAATGGTATGCAAATCACATTTGTGTCCATGTATCCAGGGAATTCTTCTCTAACCCAGGTGTCCCTTGTTTTCTTGAATGGCTGCAAGAGTGTAGAGGaaatgaagaaaaacaaaaacaagattgtTGTGTGCAAAGACAATCTTAGTTTAAGCACTCAAGTTTACAATGCCAAGTCCGCAAGAGTTTATGGAGCTATATTCATTTCCAATTATTCATTACCGGAATTCGCCACTAAAAGCTCATTTCCAACAGCATTTCTTGGTCTGCATGAAGGCCAAACTGTAATAGATTACATAAAGAGGAATAACAGTATTCCAAGAGGAAGCTTGATATATCATAAGACAGTTATTGGTACAAAGCCAGCACCAATGGTGGACATCTATAGCTCAAGGGGACCATTTCCAAGTTGCCCATCTGTCCTAAAGCCAGACCTTTTGGCACCTGGGTCATCAATCCTCGCATCATGGTGCCCAACTAGTCCAGTTGCTGAGGTTCGATCACACCCTTTGTTTAGCAAATTCAATCTTGAGTCAGGTACATCAATGTCTGCCCCTCATGTGGCTGGTGTAGCTGCACTTATTAAAGAAGTGCACCCAGATTGGAGCCCTGCAGCCATTAGGTCTGCCCTTATGACAACAGCAAGTTCACTAGACAACACTTTGAGCCCCATAAAGGATAGAGCATATAACAAGAGGCAAGCCAGCCCTCTAGACATAGGAGCTGGCCACATTAATCCCAACAAGGCACTTGATCCTGGACTTGTCTATGATGCAACAGCAGAGGACTATGTAAAGCTTCTTTGTGCAATGAATTACACGGCAGCACAAATCAGAATCATTACAAAGTCTACATACAATTGTGAGAACCGGTCTTTGGATCTTAACTACCCatcttttatagttttttttaatgaatatgaTTCCAATTCCAAGGCAAAGGTTGTGCATGAATTTCGGAGGACAGTGACTAATGTGAGAGAGGGAAGGTGGACTTATACTGCAAATGTAACAGGAATGAATGGTTTAATTAAGGTGAAGGTGGAGCCAGAGAAGCTGGTATTCAAGCAGAAGTATGAGAAACAAAGCTACAAGCTTAGTTTAGAGGGACCAAAGCCTTTGAAAGAGGTGGTGGTCCATGGCTCTCTTAGTTGGGTGAATGATGATGGTAAATATGTAGTGAGGAGTCCTATAGTGGTGACTAGTCTTGTCCCGGAATCTCTTTTAAGGGCATAG
- the LOC115950287 gene encoding uncharacterized protein LOC115950287, producing MNKEIANPYDVEEEEEEDDHHHDEGNNDNERGGSKSHSSISNYNTKGKEKVGEKSNIKSYFAPRTKPGSQPSIRSSLASKQMVEKARMNFARWWYHANIPFHAAHSVYYQEALDSVAAIGPGFKGPSYHDLRRPLLQKHVGEINDYLLDVKNDWKVYGCSIMLDGWTNQKRAPIINFLVYCPRGTMFLKSLDVSSLTKDADTLFKLFDKVVQEVGPKNVVQFITDNDASYKSAGKKLMQKYGTFYWSPCAAHCIDLMLENFSDKRYFPIIDETIQKAQKITKFIYNHSKILALMRSDFTNGRDLIRPAITRFATEFLSLQCLTKFKKELRQMFTCDQWVESRYARDVMGKEVVAIVLEDRKFWLQCQQIVKISEPLVRVLRLVDGDEKPSMGYLYEAMDKAKENIKARLKNKISTYIPFTSVIDARWDKQLHSPLHAAGCYLNPRIFFRPSFKKQKDVTKGLLSTITRLVSDPDEQDILSSQIESYKKSLGDFGMPMTIRQREKLSLVAWWEQFGNDTPELQKFAIRVLSQCCSATGCERAWSTFEFVHSKRRNRLEHKRLNDLVYVRYNLLLQERNIRRTKDYLDPISLDNIDLMEDWVAEESEFLLLIEEDVNWDSIEEPLATMTLEDDNDDDDDGVVLDEEDGENDVVLTDANTHVYYGPDVNPFEGWE from the exons atgaataaagaaattGCAAATCCCTATGATgtagaggaggaggaggaggaggatgatCATCATCATGATGAAGGTAATAATGATAATGAGAGAGGGGGTTCAAAGAGTCATTCATCAATTAGTAATTATAACACTAAGGGGAAAGAAAAAGTTGGAGAAAAGTCAAACATTAAATCCTATTTTGCTCCAAGAACAAAACCTGGTTCTCAACCATCCATAAGGTCTTCTTTGGCCTCAAAGCAAATGGTTGAGAAGGCAAGAATGAATTTTGCAAGATGGTGGTACCATGCTAATATACCTTTCCATGCCGCTCACTCTGTGTATTATCAAGAAGCTTTAGATAGTGTAGCAGCTATTGGGCCTGGTTTTAAGGGACCTTCTTATCATGACTTGAGGAGGCCTttattacaaaaacatgtgggTGAAATAAATGATTATCTCTTAGATGTGAAAAATGATTGGAAAGTTTATGGGTGTTCAATTATGTTAGATGGGTGGACAAATCAAAAGAGAGCTccaatcattaattttttagtgtATTGTCCTAGAGGTACCATGTTTCTTAAATCCCTTGATGTGTCAAGCCTAACAAAGGATGCAGATACATTGTTTAAGTTGTTTGATAAAGTTGTTCAAGAAGTTGGGCCTAAGAACGTTGTGCAGTTCATTACAGATAATGATGCTTCTTACAAGTCTGCAGGAAAGAAGCTAATGCAGAAATATGGGACATTCTATTGGTCTCCTTGTGCAGCCCATTGCATTGATTTAATGTTGGAAAATTTTTCTGATAAAAGATATTTTCCTATCATTGATGAAACCATTCAAAAGGCTCAAAAGATTACCAAATTCATATACAACCATAGCAAGATTTTAGCTTTGATGAGAAGCGACTTCACTAATGGTAGGGATTTGATTCGTCCAGCCATCACAAGGTTTGCAACTGAGTTTTTAAGTCTTCAATGCTTGACTAAGTTCAAAAAAGAACTTAGGCAAATGTTTACTTGTGATCAATGGGTCGAATCTCGATATGCTAGAGATGTCATGGGAAAGGAGGTGGTTGCAATTGTTTTGGAAGATAGAAAGTTTTGGTTACAATGTCAACAAATAGTGAAGATTAGTGAGCCTTTGGTTAGAGTACTACGTCTTGTAGATGGGGATGAAAAACCATCAATGGGATACTTGTATGAGGCAATGGATAAAGCAAAGGAGAATATAAAAGCAAGGttgaagaataaaatttctacaTATATACCATTTACTAGTGTCATTGATGCTAGATGGGATAAACAACTCCATAGTCCATTGCATGCAGCAGGTTGTTATCTTAACCCTAGAATCTTCTTTAGGCCATCATTTAAGAAGCAAAAAGATGTTACAAAAGGCCTACTTAGTACCATTACAAGGCTGGTTTCTGATCCTGATGAGCAAGATATTCTTAGTTCTCAAATTGAATCATACAAAAAGTCTTTAGGTGACTTTGGAATGCCTATGACAATTCGCCAACGTGAAAAACTAAGTCTAG ttgCTTGGTGGGAGCAATTTGGAAATGACACTCCGGAATTACAAAAGTTTGCAATTCGAGTGCTAAGTCAATGTTGTAGTGCAACTGGTTGTGAAAGAGCTTGGAGCACATTTGAGTTTGTCCACTCCAAGAGGAGAAATAGGCTTGAGCATAAACGTTTGAATGACTTGGTGTATGTTCGGTATAATCTGTTGTTACAAGAAAG GAACATTAGAAGGACAAAGGATTACTTGGATCCTATAAGTCTTGATAATATTGATTTAATGGAGGATTGGGTAGCTGAGGAATCTGAATTTTTGTTACTAATTGAGGAAGATGTGAATTGGGATAGCATTGAAGAACCATTAGCAACAATGACTTTAgaagatgataatgatgatgatgatgatggtgttGTTCTTGATGAGGAAGATGGTGAAAATGATGTTGTGTTGACAGATGCTAATACTCATGTGTATTATGGTCCTGATGTAAATCCTTTTGAAGGATGGGAGTAG